DNA sequence from the Sphingomonas sp. genome:
ATGCCCACCCGACCCACAGCGAGGCGGTCAAGGAAGCGGCGATGGCGGTGACGGGCCTGCCGATCCACATCTGAGTTAATCTCCCCTCCCTGAAATCAGGGAGGGGAGGAAGATCGCCGTCTGTGATAAGGCGCTCGCCATGCCGCCCACCTTCCCAGACGCGCTCGGGCCGACGCTCGATCTCCTGAACCTCGCCGGGATTGCCGTGTTCGCGGTGTCGGGTGCGCTGCTCGCCGCGGAGAAGCGCCAGACGCTCGTCACCTTCGCCTTCTTCGCGGTCGTCACCGGCGTCGGCGGCGGCACGGTGCGCGACGTGCTGATCGGCGCGCCGGTCTTCTGGGTGCATCACAATGTGACCTTGCTGATCTGCCTGGTCGGTGCGCTCGCCGTCTGGGCGCTGCCGCGCCGGCTGTGGCACGACAAGGCCCTGCTCTGGTTCGACGCGATCGGCCTCGCCGCCTTCGCCGCTTTCGGCGCGGCCAAGGCGATGGCGTTCGGCATCGCGCCCTTGCCCGCCTTCGCGATGGGCGTGCTCACCGGTTGCCTGGGCGGCATCATTCGCGACGTGCTGGCGGGCGAGCCGTCGATCCTGATGCGCCCGGAGCTTTACGTCACTGCCGCCGCGCTCTCCGCCGCCGCGATGGTCGGGCTGAGCCTCGCCGGCCTGCCCGGCGGCGTGGCCGGGCCGGTCGCCGCCCTGCTCGGCTTCGGCCTGCGCGGCGCGGCGATCTGGCGCGGCTGGTCGCTGCCCGGCTATCCCGAGCTGTCAGCCCCGCACAAGCCAGGCGACTAGGCTGGCCAGCATCCCGCCTTGCGCGCGGCGAGCGGGCGGCGGCGCGCTCGCCGGACATTCCAGGCAGCGGGCCTGCATGACGGGGCCGTCGAGCAAGGTCTCGGTATCGGCGATCACGCGCGCCATCACCGCATCCGGGCGCGTGCCGGCCTGAGCGAAGATGTCGCGCGCGCTCGCCGGCGCCCGGGTCTGGGACATGCCGGCGAAAACGCTCGCCAGGAATCCGGGCGCCTTTTCGAGGAAGACGGGGCGGGCGGTGTCCGGGTCGATTTCCGCCCGCCGCGCCGCCTCGGCGATTGCCTCGGGCAGCGATCCGAAGCTGTCGACCAGCCCGATCTGCCGGGCGGTGCCGCCGTCCCAGACACGGCCCTGCGCGATTTCGTGGACCCGCGCGACGGGCAGGTCGCGGGCTTGCGAGACAAGCGCGACGAAACGGGCGTAGAGGCTGTCGATGCCCATCTGCAGCATCGTGCCGGCTTCGTCCGAGACCCCGCGCAGGATGTCGGGTTCGCCAGACAGCGGCGTGGTCCGCACGCCGTCCGTGCCGACTCCGATCCGGCGCAGGGTTTCCTCGAAGCTGGGCAGAACGCCGAACACGCCGATCGAGCCGGTGATCGTGGCGGGCTCGGCCAGGATGGTGTCGCCGGCGGTGGCGATCCAGTAGCCGCCGCTCGCGGCCACCGATCCGAACGAGACGACGACCGGAATACCGCGGGCCCGCACGGCATGGATGGCGCGGCGGATCCGTTCGGAGCCCGTCGCCGATCCGCCCGGCGAATCGACCCGAACCACCAGCGCGGAGAGCCGGTTCCCCCGTATGCCCTGCTCCAGATTCTCGACGATCGTCTCGGCGCCCGCATTGCCGGGAGAGGAGCGCCCGTCCGTGATGACTCCGGCGACGGTGAGCACGCCGATCCGTCCGCCCGGCCGGCTCGCCGGATTGTCGGCGAGGAAGGCGTCGTAGCGGACCGCGCGATAGGCGCCGGGCTGGCCGGAAGCGTCGCGGCCGGCCAGCTCGGCCATGCGTCGGCCGAAGGCGGTGCGGTCGCCGACATGATCGACCAGCCCGGCGGCGAGCGCCGCCCGGGCGAAATCGTTGCCGGCGCTGCGCAGGAACGGCATCGGATCGCGGACCCATTCGGCGACCCGCGCGTCGGGCCTGACCTGGCGGACATCCTCCTGCCAATTTTCCCACAGCGCGTCCGCGACCGCCTGATTGGCGCGCCGCGCCTCGGGCGACATGTCGTTGCGCGCATAGGGCTCGACCGCGGATTTGTAGGCGCCGGCCCGATAGATGTGGGCGGTGATGCCGAGCCGCTCCATCAGCCGCGCATAATAGAGCCCGGTCCCGCCCGGCCCGGCGATCCACACCGCCCCCATCGGATCGAGCCAGATCTCGTCGGCATGGGCAGCGAGCTGGTAGCTGTCATAGGTGTAGCCATTGCCGTAGGCGACCACCCGCTTGCCGGCGCGCCGCACCCGGTCGAGCGCGTCGCCGATGTCGCCGATCGCCGCCTGCCCGCCGCCGGTGAAAAGGTCGAGATCGAGCGCGACGGCCCGGATGCGGTTGTCGCCCGCGGCGCTGTCGAGCGCGTGGACGATCTCGGCCAGCCGATATTCGCGCGTCATCGATCCGGCGATGGCGTCGAGCGGGCTGACTTCGGAGGGCTGCTCGACAATCGCGCCGGCGAGGTCGAGCACCAGTGCGCCGTCGCGTGCGCTGTCCCGGTAGGGGCTGGATGACAGCGCCGCGTAAAGGCCGCCGAAGAAGACCAGCATGACGATCAGGACGAGCCCGTCCTTGATCCCGACCAACAGTCGCCAGACCTTGCCCGCGAAGCTCATTTCGTTCCTCCAAGCCGTCCTGCCGGGCTAACGCACCTGGGCGGCTGTGTAAATCCGCGACGTTTGCGCCATGTCCGCTGCGTTCTCTATAAGTAATCAATATTAAAATATATAGTTAATTATTCTTAACTATTTGAATCTGTTGTATCCATTTCGGCTTAGATACTTGTGTCGTCCAAGTAGAATTCATGTACAGTTTGGCTTCTTCCAATGAATGAGAGGAGCAGAGCTCATGTCGTGGACAAATGGAAAGGCAATGACGGCGCTTTCGTCGGTCGTTCTCCTGATGGGTCTGACGGGCTGCGAATCGAACGGCTCGACTCGCTTCACCTCGGTCGGCCAGGCGGGCCCGCCGGGCGCGCAGGGCCCCGTCGGCCCGCCCGGCGCCCAGGGGCCGGCTGGTCCGGGCGGTACCGCGGGCTCCGGCGGGCCGGGAGGTCCGGGCGGCTTGCCCGGCGCCGGTCCGCTCGGCGCATTGGCGGTCGGCGGTCTGATCGGCCCCAGCGGCATCGCCGGCACCGGGTTGCTCGCCAATACCGGCGATCCTGGCGGCAGCGTTCCGGTCGCGTCCGGGGTGCTCGTCGCGGCGGGCGATACGGTCCGGCGCGTCTCCGGCGGCCCGGTCGCGATCCTCGCCGAACGGGTCGATGCGGCGTTGCCTGGCGCGGTGCCGATCGCGGGCCGGGTGGTCGAAGTGATCGCCAATACAGGCCAGGCGCTGGTGCGCACCGGCAACGGCCAGGATTATCTGGTCGACGGCCTGACCGCCGCGCCCGGCGCGCTCGTCAATCTCTCGGTCGGCAATGCCCGCGTGCTGGGCGCGCAGGGGCAGTCGCCGCTAGCCGGGGTCAGCGCGCTCTCGGGCACCCAGAATCAGGGTGAGGGGCTCAGTGTCGGGCTCGGTTCGGACGGCCGCGTGCTGGCTCTCGCCGCGCCGGTCGCCGGTGTCGGCGCGGATGGTCCGGTCGGCAATGCCGTCGGCGCCGTCACCGATGCGGTGGCCGGACTGGTCGCCGGTGCCACGGGCGGCGCCGAAAACGCGCCGGCCAGTCCGGTTCAGGGGCTGGTCCAGTCCGTGACCGGGGCATTGCAGCCACCCGCCGCCGGTCCGTCGCGTCGCCCGCTGGGCGGCATTTTGGGCGGCGTTCTCGGCGGTTCGGCCAGTCCCCCGGGCGGCAACGACTGAGGGGTGTGCGAGGCTTCTTGTGGGGAGGAGCCTCGCCGTCGCCGCCAACAGGAAGGATTCCCCACATGTGCCGAATCTCGCTTGGCGCGCTCGCGCTCGCCGGCTTCGCGGGCGCCGCCGGCGCCCAGACCAGCACGCCGATCGACCGCGAACGGGTGGATCGCGCCCAGCCGGTTGCGCCGGCGGTGGCGGAAGAGCCCGCCCAGGCGCCGGCCGCCGCGATCCGGATCGCGACCGGGGAGGCGGCGGACGCGGCGCCGATCCGCTCGGTCCGGTTCGAGGGCAGCGACGTGCCCGCCATCGTCGCCGGCGCCGCACGCACGTTCATCGGCCGTCCGGCTTCGCGTGCCACGCTCCAGGGGCTCGCCGACGCGATGTCGCGCGCCTATGGGCGCTCGCCTGTCGCGCTCTTCACCATCGCGATTCCGGAACAGGACCTGGCTTCGGGTGACATCCTCGTGATGGTGGCGGAAGGCCATGTCGAGGCGGTGGTGCTGACCGGCGAGGTCGAAGGGCGCGCGCTGGAGCTGGTCACCGCTTATGCCGATCGACTGACTCGCGAGCGGCCGACCAGCCGCCGCGTGCTCGAACGCCATCTCTCGCTGATCCGCGACATTCCGGGGCTTACGACCCGGGCGCGGCTGGAGATGGGCGACACGCCGGGCGGCGTGCGGCTGATCCTGGCGCTCGATTATCGCCGGCCGACCCTGTCGTTCAGCTTCGACAATCGCACGACCCGGCTGGTGCGCGACGGCCAGGTCCAGGCTTCGGCGCGCGGCTACGGCCTGCTCCGCGAGGGCGACGAGACGCAGGTCAATGCCGCCGCCTCGGTCGATTTCGACGATTATGTCTATCTGGGCGCCAGCCACTCCACTCCGGTCGGGCGGGAAGGGACGCGGCTCGCCGGCTCGGTCGGCTATCTGGTAACGCGCCCGGCCGCTACCGGCCGCACCGGCGAAGCGGTCTCCTTCGGTCTCGTCCTCACCCATCCGCTGATCCGCGCCTATCGGCGCAATCTGTCGCTCAGCTTCTCCTTCGATGGGCTGGACAGCCGGAACGCCGCCTTCGGCGCGCTGATCGCGACCGAACGGACCCGGGCGCTGCGCGCGGCCGCCGGCTTTTCCGAGCTGGCGGAGCGTCGTACACTGAGCGGCGGCGTCACTCTCAGCCAGGGCCTCGGCCTGTTCGGCGCGGACGTGGCCGAGGTGATCGGCGATGCGGCCTTCTTCAAGATCAACGGCCGCGCCGCCCTTGATCAGGCGCTGGGGCGGCGGGCGGTCCTGCGCTTGCGCGGTGCCGGCCAGTGGACGAACGATCCGCTGCCTGCGGCCGAGCGGTTCGGCGTCGGTGGCGCCGAATATGGCCGCGCTTTCGAAACCGCCGTGCTCGGCGCCGATCGCGGTCTCGCCGGTCTCGCCGAGCTGGCCTGGCGACCGCTGCGCGTGCCCCGCCTCGCGGGCAGCGAGCTTTACGGCTTCGCCGATCTGGCCGCCGTCCGGCTGCTCGAACGGCCCGGCTTCGCCGGTCAGGACTTCGATCTCGCCTCGGCCGGCGGCGGGGTCCGCTTCGCCTGGGCCGACCGGGCGCTGCTGGAGCTCGAATATGCCCGCGTGGTCGATCGGCCGTTCGAAGCCTATGCCGGGGACTGGCGGATCTCGGTCGCCTGGCGGCTCTCGCTCCGCCCCTGATACGTCCCGCCCGGAAGAAAAGCGCGCTTGCGCTCTTGACCCTGTCCCGGCTGCGCCTAAATCAGCGCGCGTTGGCACTCGCCGTTCGGGAGTGCTAACACGCGAATCATTCGGCGCGGCTGTCCATATGCGGGCGGCCGCGCGATCAGGAAAGGGTTGGATATATGGCTTTTCGTCCGTTGCACGATCGCGTGCTGGTCCGCCGCGTGGAGGCCGAGGAGAAGACGGCCGGCGGCATCATCATCCCCGACACCGCCAAGGAAAAGCCCCAGGAGGGCGAGGTGGTCGCGGTCGGCGCCGGCGTCAAGGCCGAGGACGGCAAGATCACGCCGCTCGACGTCAAGGCCGGCGACAAGATCCTGTTCGGCAAATGGTCGGGCACCGAGGTCAAGATCGACGGCGAAGACCTCATCATCATGAAGGAAAGCGACATCCTCGGGATCGTCGGCTGAGCGGGGAGGGACTCCCCCTCCACGTAGCGTCAACTTCGTCAACTTCCAGATTTGAAAGGTAAGCCACATGGCAGCCAAAGACGTACGCTTTTCGCGTGACGCCCGGGAGCGCATCCTGCGCGGCGTCGACACCCTCGCCGACGCGGTGAAGGTCACCCTGGGCCCCAAGGGCCGTAATGTCGTCATCGACAAGAGCTTCGGCGCGCCGCGCATCACCAAGGACGGCGTCACCGTCGCCAAGGAAATCGAGCTCAAGGACAAGTTCGAGAATATGGGCGCGCAGATGCTGCGCGAGGTCGCGTCGAAGACCAACGACCTGGCCGGCGACGGCACCACCACCGCCACCGTGCTCGCCCAGTCGATCGTCCGTGAGGGCATGAAGTCGGTCGCGGCCGGCATGAACCCGATGGACCTGAAGCGCGGCATCGATCTCGCCGTCACCAAGGTCGTCGAAAATCTCCAGTCCCGCTCCAAGCCGGTCGCCGGCTCGAGCGAGATCGCCCAGGTCGGCATCATCTCCGCCAATGGCGACACCGTCGTCGGCGAGAAGATCGCCGAGGCGATGGAGAAGGTCGGCAAGGAAGGCGTGATCACCGTCGAGGAGGCCAAGGGCCTCGAGTTCGAGCTGGACGTCGTCGAGGGCATGCAGTTCGACCGCGGCTATCTCTCGCCCTACTTCATCACCAATCCGGAGAAGATGACGGTCGAGCTTTCCGATCCGTACATCCTGATCCACGAGAAGAAGCTCAGCAACCTGCAGGCGATGCTTCCGATCCTGGAAGCGGTCGTCCAGTCGGGCCGTCCGCTGCTCATCATCGCCGAGGACATCGAGGGCGAGGCGCTGGCCACGCTCGTGGTGAACAAGCTGCGCGGCGGCCTCAAGGTCGCGGCCGTCAAGGCGCCGGGCTTCGGCGACCGCCGCAAGGCGATGCTGCAGGACATCGCGATCCTGACCGGCGGCGAGATGATCTCGGAGGATCTCGGCATCAAGCTCGAGAGCGTGACCGTGAACATGCTCGGCACCGCCAAGCGCGTCTCCATCGACAAGGACAACACCACCATCGTCGATGGCGCGGGCGAGGCCGATCAGATCAAGGGCCGGATCGAATCGATCCGCCAGCAGATCGAGATCACCACGTCCGATTACGACAAGGAGAAGCTCCAGGAGCGCCTGGCGAAGCTGGCCGGCGGCGTCGCCGTCATCAAGGTCGGCGGCGCGAGCGAGGTCGAGGTGAAGGAGCGCAAGGACCGCGTTGACGACGCCCTCCACGCCACCCGCGCGGCGGTCGAGGAAGGCATCGTCCCCGGCGGCGGCACCGCTCTGCTCTACGCCACCAGGGCGCTCGACGGCCTGAAGGGTGCGAACGACGATCAGACCCGCGGCATCGACATCATCCGCAAGGCGCTGCAGTCGCCGCTGCGGCAGATCGCCGAGAATGCGGGCAGCGACGGCGCGGTCGTCGCCGGCAAGCTGATCGATGGCAATGACGAGAATCTGGGGTTCAACGCCCAGACCGACACCTACGAGAATCTCGTCGCCGCCGGTGTGATCGATCCGACCAAGGTCGTCCGCACCGCGCTCCAGGACGCGGCCTCGGTCGCCGGTCTGCTCATCACGACGGAAGCCGCCGTGTCCGAGCTGCCGGAAGACAAGCCCGCCATGCCGGCGATGCCGGGCGGCGGCATGGGCGGCATGGACTTCTGACGAAGCCGGCCGGCGCGCGAATTCACTTCGCGCCGCTGCCAAGACAAAGAGAAAGGGCCGGGGAAGCGATTCCCCGGCCCGTTCTCTTGCTTTGCCTTCAGGCGCCTACTGGGCGTTGCCGGACCCGTTGCTTTCCGATGCCGCCTCGCCATTCTCCGGCACGGTCTCCTCGGCGACCAGGCTGTCGGCGGAGGTGTCGAAGACATTGTCCTCCAGCATCGCAGCGGCCTCGTTGAGCTGGCGGTCTTCCTCGGCGGTCAGCGCGCCCTGACGTTCGCCGCCGCAGCCGGCGAGTGCCAGTGCGAGCGCGAGGCTGGCGGTTCCCAGGGCCGTTCTCGTTGTCATCTCGATCCTCTCCTTTCGCCCGGGCGGGTCTTAACCCGATACGCAGGCAAAGAAAAAGGGCCGCGCGCCGAAATGGCGCGCGGCCCTGTCGCATCGAGATGCGAAACGCTTACTGCGCGTTGGTGGCAGCGGCGTCGACGGTCTCGGCAGCGGCATCGACCGCGTTGCCGGCGGCGTCGGCGACGTTGGCGGTCGCGTCGGCGGCCTGGTCGAGCAGGTTGGCGGCGGCGTCCTGCGCGTTGGCGAGGTCGCTGTTGGCCTGGTCGATCACGTTCTCGGCGTCGGTGGTCGTGTTGGCGGTTTCGGTGCCGCCGCAGGCGGCCAGGCCGAGCGCGGAAACGGCGACGAGAGCAAAGGCGATCTTCTTCACGATGCTTTCCTTCATTGGTTGCGAGGAGAGAACAATATAATCGCTGGCGAGCGCCGATCGGGCACGCAAGGCCCCCCTCCGGCCCTCCAGCGAACGGCGTTTGTAAGTTATGTTACGGCGAGAGTCTAGCGTTTCTCTACCTTTGCGGTTGGGAAGCTGGTTGCCCGCTTTTCGGAAATTGTCGCGGGACATTGTCGGGTCATATGGGTTGACCATGATATAAAGATATCTTTATATCCGAAAATCATGGCCGACGCGCCCAAGATCTTCGCTTCACTCGCCGATCCGACCCGGCTGCGTATCCTTGCCCTGCTGCGGGCGATGGAGCTCTCCGTCGGTGAGATCGCGCAGGTGCTGGGGCAGAGCCAGCCGCGGGTCTCGCGCCATGTAAAGATTTTGATCGATGCCGGCCTCGCCGAACGGCGCAAGGAGGGCAGCTGGGTGTTCGTCAGCCTCGGTGCGCGCGAACGGGTCGAGCCTCTGTTCCACCTCATCGACTGCTGGACCGGGCTGGACGGCGAAAATGCCTGGACGGTGGCCGACGCCGCCCGGCTGAAGGCGGTGCGCGCCGATCGCGCGACGGCGGCGGAGCGCTATTTCGCCGGCCATGCCGAGCAATGGGACGCGCTGCGCTCGCTCCATGTCGCCGAAAGCGAGGTCGAGGCGGCGATCGGCCGGGCGCTGGGCGGCGCGCCGCTCGGCCGGCTGGTCGATATCGGCACCGGCACGGGACGGATGATCGAATTGTTCGGCCCGGCCTCCGACGGCGCGCTCGGTATCGATCGCTCGCCCGAAATGCTGCGCCTCGCCCGGGTCAAGCTGGCGGAGGCGGGTCTCGATTCGGCCGAACTTCGGCAGGGCGATATGTATGCCCTGCCGCTGCCGTCGGGATCGGCGGACACCGTCATCATCCACCAGGTGCTCCATTATGCGCAGAACCCGACCGCCGCGGTGGCCGAGGCGGCGCGGCTGCTCGCACCCGGCGGGCGGCTGCTGATCGCCGATTTCGCTGCGCATGAGCGCGAGGAGCTGCGCGCCCGTGCCGCTCATCTTCGCCTGGGTTTCGCCGACGAGGCGATGCTGCGCTACCTCGCCGATGCGGGCCTCGAAGGCGAAGTAGTCGAGCATCTAGAGGGTGGCGAGCTCACCGTCACGATCTGGCTCGCCCGGCGCACCGACGCGCGGCTGAAGGTGGTGGCATGAGCCCCGCCGCGCCCGCGCTGGAGCGGATCGGCCGGCCGCTCTTCGCCGACGCGGCCGGCGACATCGCGGTCAGCTTCGAATTCTTCCCGCCGAAGACCGAGAAGATGGAGGCGACGCTCTGGGACTCGATCCAGACGCTCGCCCCGCTTGGCCCGCGCTTCGTCTCCGTCACCTACGGCGCCGGCGGCTCGACGCGCGAGCGCACCCACGCCACCGTCGCGCGGATCGTGCGCGAGACGGCGCTGACCCCCGCCGCGCATCTCACCTGCGTGGATGCGACGCGCGAGGAGATCGACGAGGTGGCTCGTGCTTATTGGGAGGCCGGGGTGCGCCACATCGTCGCCCTGCGCGGCGATCCGCCGGAGCCCGGGGCGGCCTTCGTCTCGCCCGCCGACGGCTATGCCAATGCGGCCGAGCTGGTCGCGGGCCTGAAGCGGATCGCGCCGTTCGACATCTCGATCGCCGCCTATCCGGAATGCCATCCGGATTCGCCGACCCGCGCCGCCGATCTCGACAATCTGAAGCGCAAGATCGACGCCGGCGCCGACCGGGCGATCACGCAATTCTTCTTCTCGCCCGAATGCTTCCTGCGCTTCCGCGACGAGGCGGCGGCGGCGGGGATCGACGCGGAGATCGTGCCCGGCATCCTGCCCGTCTCCAACGTCGCCCAGACCCGCAAGTTCGCCGGCATGTGCGGCGCCGCGATCCCGCTTTGGATGGACCGGCTGTTCGAAGGGCTGGACGATCTGCCCGATGCCCGCAAGCTCGTCGCCGCCACCGTCGCGGCGGAATTGTGCGCGCAGCTTTACGCGGGCGGGGTGCGCAACTTCCATTTTTACACATTGAATCGCGCCGAACTGACCTACGCGATCTGCCATCTGCTCGGCCTCAGGCCCGGGCCGGCGCGCGAGGAGAGAGCGGCATGAGCGCGCGGGAACGGCTGAAGGCCGCCGCCGCCGGGCGCATCCTGCTCACCGACGGCGCGTTCGGCACCGAAATCCAGAACCGCAAGCTCGGCGAGGCCGACTATCGCGGCAAGCTCGTTCTGGCGCGCGACCAGAAGGGCAATAACGATATCCTGGCGCTGACCCGCCCCGACATCGTCGAGGAGATCACCCGCGCCTATCTGGCCGCCGGCTCCGACATCGTCTCGACCAACACGTTCAGCGCCAACGCGATCAGCCAGGCCGATTATGCCGCCGAGCATCTGGTCGCGGACATCAACATCGCCTCCGCCCGGATCGCCCGCGCCGCCGCCGATGATTTCGAGGCGCAGGACGGCCGCCCCCGCTTCGTCGCCGGCGCGATCGGCCCGACCAACAAGACACTGTCGCTTTCGCCCGACGTCAACGATCCGGGCTTCCGCGAGATCGATTTCGACGGATTGAAGGCCGTCTACCGCCAGCAGGCCGATGCGCTGATCGCGGGCGGGGCGGACTTCATCCTGATCGAGACGATCTTCGACACGCTCAATGCCAAGGCCGGCATCATGGCGGCGCGCGAGGCGGGCGCGGCGCTCGGCCGCGACGTGCCGCTGATGATCTCGATGACGCTCACCGACCTCAGCGGGCGTAACCTCTCCGGCCACACGGTCGAGGCCTTCTGGCACGCGGTGCGCCATGCCGACGCGGTGACGATCGGCCTCAACTGCTCGTTCGGCGCGCAGCAATTGCGGCCGCACGTCCAGGCGCTGTCCGGCATCGCCGACACGCTGATCATGGCCTATCCCAATGCCGGCCTGCCCAACGAGCTGGGCGAATATGACGAGCTGCCGGAGCAGACGGCGGCGTTGCTCAGGGAATGGGCGGAGGCCGGCTGGGTCAACATTATCGGCGGCTGCTGCGGCTCGACGCCGGCGCACATCGCCGCGATGGCGCAGGCGGTGGCGGGCTTCGCGCCGCGCAAGCTGCCCGTGCCGCCCGTGGTGACCCGGCTTGCCGGCCTCGAGCCGATGACGCTCGCTGCCTGATATCATGGCCGATCAGCCCCGCGCCACCTTCGTCAATATCGGCGAGCGCACCAACGTCACCGGCTCCGCCCGGTTCAAGAAGCTCGTCATGGCCGGCGATTATGCCGCCGCGGTCGAGGTCGCGCGCCAGCAGGTCGAGAACGGCGCGCAGGTGATCGACGTCAACATGGACGAGGGCCTGCTCGATGCCGAGCTGGCCATGACCACCTATCTGAAGCTGATCGCGGCCGAGCCGGACATCGCGCGCGTGCCGGTGATGGTCGATTCGTCCAAATGGGCGGTGATCGAGGCCGGGCTGAAATGCGTGTCCGGCAAGCCGATCGTCAATTCGATCAGCATGAAGGAGGGCGAGGAGGAATTCCTGCGCCTCGCCCGCAAGGTGCGCGGCTATGGCGCGGCGGTGGTCGTCATGGCCTTCGACGAGACCGGCCAGGCCGACACCGCCGCGCGCAAGATCGAGATCTGTTCGCGCGCCTATGACCTGCTTGTCGCCGACGGCTTCCCGCCCGAGGACATCATCTTCGATCCCAACATCTTCGCGGTCGCGACGGGGATCGAGGAGCACCGCACCTATGCGGTCGATTTCATCGAGGCGTGCAAGATCATCCGCCAGCGCTGCCCGCACGCCCATATCTCCGGCGGCCTGTCCAACCTCAGCTTCTCGTTCCGGGGGAACGAACCGGTGCGCCGGGCGATGCACTCGGTCTTCCTCTATCATGCCGTCCCGGCCGGGCTGGACATGGCGATCGTCAATGCCGGCCAGCTCGACGTCTACGACACGATCGATCCGGTGCTGCGCGAGGCGTGCGAGGATGTCGTCCTCAACCGCCGTGAGGACGCCACCGAACGGCTCGTGACGATCGCCGAAAAATATCTGGGCAGCGATCCCGTCCGCGAGAAGGCCGAGGCGGAATGGCGCGGCTGGCCGGTCGCCAGGCGGCTGGAACATGCCCTGGTCAAGGGCATCGACGCTTATGTGGTCGAGGACACGGAGGAGGCGCGCCAGTCTGCCGCTCGCCCGATCGAGGTGATCGAAGGCCCGCTGATGGACGGCATGAACGTCGTCGGCGACCTGTTCGGGTCCGGCAAGATGTTCCTGCCGCAGGTGGTGAAATCGGCGCGCGTGATGAAGAAGGCGGTTGCTTATCTGCTGCCCTTCATCGAGGCGGAGAAGGACGAGAACGCCAAGGGCAAGGGCCTGGTCGTGATGGCCACGGTCAAGGGCGACGTCCACGATATCGGCAAGAACATCGTCGGCGTCGTGCTCCAGTGCAACGGTTTCGAGATCGTCGATCTGGGCGTGATGGTGCCCTGGCAGGACATCCTGAAAGCCGCCAACGAGAACGAGGCGGACATGATCGGCCTCAGCGGCCTGATCACCCCGTCGCTCGATGAGATGGTGACGGTGGCCGAGGAGATGCAGCGCGAGAAGATGACGATGCCGCTGCTGATCGGCGGCGCGACCACCAGCCGCGTCCACACCGCGCTCCGGATCGATCCCGCCTATGACGGTCCCGTGCTCCACGTTCTCGATGCCAGCCGCGCCGTCGGCGTCGCTTCCAGCCTCGTCTCCGACACGCAGAAGGCGCCGCTGGTCGACAAGACCGCCGAGGATTATGAGGCCATCCGCATCGCGCGCTCCAATAAGGGGCAGAGCGCGCTGGCGACGCTCGCCGAGGCGCGCGCCAACGGTTTCGCTTACGATCCGGCCGGCAAGGCACCGCCGCCGGCGCGTCCCGGCGTCCACCATTTCAACGACTGGCCGCTGCGCGAGCTGCGCGACAGCATCGACTGGACGCCCTTCTTCCGCGCCTGGGAGCTGGCCGGCACCTATCCCGCGATCCTCGACGACGAGGTGGTGGGCGAAAGCGCGCGGTC
Encoded proteins:
- a CDS encoding entericidin EcnAB, which encodes MKESIVKKIAFALVAVSALGLAACGGTETANTTTDAENVIDQANSDLANAQDAAANLLDQAADATANVADAAGNAVDAAAETVDAAATNAQ
- a CDS encoding metalloregulator ArsR/SmtB family transcription factor: MADAPKIFASLADPTRLRILALLRAMELSVGEIAQVLGQSQPRVSRHVKILIDAGLAERRKEGSWVFVSLGARERVEPLFHLIDCWTGLDGENAWTVADAARLKAVRADRATAAERYFAGHAEQWDALRSLHVAESEVEAAIGRALGGAPLGRLVDIGTGTGRMIELFGPASDGALGIDRSPEMLRLARVKLAEAGLDSAELRQGDMYALPLPSGSADTVIIHQVLHYAQNPTAAVAEAARLLAPGGRLLIADFAAHEREELRARAAHLRLGFADEAMLRYLADAGLEGEVVEHLEGGELTVTIWLARRTDARLKVVA
- the metF gene encoding methylenetetrahydrofolate reductase, translated to MSPAAPALERIGRPLFADAAGDIAVSFEFFPPKTEKMEATLWDSIQTLAPLGPRFVSVTYGAGGSTRERTHATVARIVRETALTPAAHLTCVDATREEIDEVARAYWEAGVRHIVALRGDPPEPGAAFVSPADGYANAAELVAGLKRIAPFDISIAAYPECHPDSPTRAADLDNLKRKIDAGADRAITQFFFSPECFLRFRDEAAAAGIDAEIVPGILPVSNVAQTRKFAGMCGAAIPLWMDRLFEGLDDLPDARKLVAATVAAELCAQLYAGGVRNFHFYTLNRAELTYAICHLLGLRPGPAREERAA
- a CDS encoding homocysteine S-methyltransferase family protein; the encoded protein is MSARERLKAAAAGRILLTDGAFGTEIQNRKLGEADYRGKLVLARDQKGNNDILALTRPDIVEEITRAYLAAGSDIVSTNTFSANAISQADYAAEHLVADINIASARIARAAADDFEAQDGRPRFVAGAIGPTNKTLSLSPDVNDPGFREIDFDGLKAVYRQQADALIAGGADFILIETIFDTLNAKAGIMAAREAGAALGRDVPLMISMTLTDLSGRNLSGHTVEAFWHAVRHADAVTIGLNCSFGAQQLRPHVQALSGIADTLIMAYPNAGLPNELGEYDELPEQTAALLREWAEAGWVNIIGGCCGSTPAHIAAMAQAVAGFAPRKLPVPPVVTRLAGLEPMTLAA
- the metH gene encoding methionine synthase, yielding MADQPRATFVNIGERTNVTGSARFKKLVMAGDYAAAVEVARQQVENGAQVIDVNMDEGLLDAELAMTTYLKLIAAEPDIARVPVMVDSSKWAVIEAGLKCVSGKPIVNSISMKEGEEEFLRLARKVRGYGAAVVVMAFDETGQADTAARKIEICSRAYDLLVADGFPPEDIIFDPNIFAVATGIEEHRTYAVDFIEACKIIRQRCPHAHISGGLSNLSFSFRGNEPVRRAMHSVFLYHAVPAGLDMAIVNAGQLDVYDTIDPVLREACEDVVLNRREDATERLVTIAEKYLGSDPVREKAEAEWRGWPVARRLEHALVKGIDAYVVEDTEEARQSAARPIEVIEGPLMDGMNVVGDLFGSGKMFLPQVVKSARVMKKAVAYLLPFIEAEKDENAKGKGLVVMATVKGDVHDIGKNIVGVVLQCNGFEIVDLGVMVPWQDILKAANENEADMIGLSGLITPSLDEMVTVAEEMQREKMTMPLLIGGATTSRVHTALRIDPAYDGPVLHVLDASRAVGVASSLVSDTQKAPLVDKTAEDYEAIRIARSNKGQSALATLAEARANGFAYDPAGKAPPPARPGVHHFNDWPLRELRDSIDWTPFFRAWELAGTYPAILDDEVVGESARSLFNDAQAMLDRIIAEHWLTARASVGLWRCRREGDDVHVLAGNDETRLAFLRQQVKKREGRANMCLADFIDPAGDDWIGGFAVGIHGIDRHLARFKEQSDVYSDILLKALADRLAESFAETLHAHVRDSIWGYAPDEHFTNADLIRETYAGIRPAPGYPACPDHSLKPVLFAMLSGQGANEGPAGVRLTDSYAMLPASAVSGFYFGHRDSQYFGVARIGPDQLEDYAVRRGVDVEQATRWLRPNLD